The Geovibrio ferrireducens nucleotide sequence TCTTCTTTCCTCAGACAAACAGATTCCTGTCGGAGTCTGCCCTGTGGCTGTTTTCTCCGCTGTTCCGGGGTACAATGAGGCAGTACGCTTCCTTCATAAGGGAGTAAAGGGTTACGGTAACAGGTTCATGAACCCGGAAAACCTTAACCAGATGCTTCATACTGTGATTTCTGGACAGGTATGGCTTCCTCCTTCAATACTCAGCAGGCTGATAGCCTCAGTGCCGCAAAACGGCACTTCACGGCTTGAGGCGGGCTTTTTTGATGACCTCAGCGAGAGGGAGCAACAGGTGGCTGAACTGATAGGGCGGGGTATGAGCAATAAGGAAATTGCCGATTCCATGGGGATCACCGTGCGCACTGTCAAGGCGCATCTCTCATCGGTTTTTGTAAAAACCGGATGCCGGGACAGGCTGGAGGTTGCCCTCAAGCTGAAAGGAAGTGTATGACCTGGTAGTATCAAGGCTGAATGTTTGGTTCTAATTCGATGCGTTGGCTTGCTGCCTGCAGTATAGTCATTGCGAACCCTGCGGGGTGAAGCAATCTTTCGTATATTCAGAGACTGCGTCGTCGCTGCGCTCCTCGCAGTGACGCAAACCGCGGTCATTACCAACGAATGTGACGCAATCTCAAAGCCTTAAGCCGCTAAAATAAAAAAATCCCCCTCTGTTCCCCTTTAATAAAGGGGGAAGTTATTGCAGATAAAGCAAAACACCATCCTTTAGCAAAGGAAGGTCGGGGAGGATTTACTTGGATATTTATTTAATATACCTTATAAAAAATCCCCCGTAAGCTTTCACAGCCTGCGGGGGATTTTTTTGTGCTTATTGCAACACTGCGCCGGACTGGCCGGACGCAGTGTCTGTTGTGATTTTGATTACTATCCGCCTATTTCTGTACCATCATCAGTGAAAGTGACTTTGATGTGAGTGTCTGTCACTTCAAAGGTTACTCCGCCTTCGAAACTGATGTTTGCGCTGCCGTCGTTGACAACAAGGTGACCGTTATCCACAGAGAATGCTCCGTCGGAGTTGTCTATGGTTACGAAGTCGCCCTCATTACCTCTGATAACGAGTTCGTTATCAGCATCAGTAATCGCCAGAACATCATGAAGGGTCAGGTTGTTCAGCGTGTTGTCGCCGCTGGTAAGGTCTATCTCTTCGATGTTCCTTACAACATCAGCTATGTTGCTGAAATCAAGCTCGCCGCCGCCTATTACGAGTGTATCGTAACCTGCGCCTGCGTCTATGAGGTCAGCAGTCGGGTCGAATGTGATAGTATCCGCACCGTCAGTTCCGTGAACTACATGAAGCGGAGCATCGCCTATGCTTATCACGAGGTGAGCAGTGTCACTGTCGCCGTCAGGCTGAGTAAGTTTGTACTCAAAAGTTTCAGTCTGACCTATGCTGTCTGCATTCGCAACAGGAGTGTAGGTGTACGAACCGTCAGCTTTTATTACCAGTGTGCCGTATTCGCCGATGATTGTTGTTCCTGCCGCATCGGGTGAAACGTAGTCTGTTCCGTTGAATACGGTGAATGCTGCGCCTTCTGAGCCCATATCATCCACAGCGCCCCACTGGTCGTCACTGCCGAGGTAGTTGTTGGCATCCGTAAGCACGTTGCCTGAAACCATTGCAGCCACAAGATACTCATAGCTTTCGGTTACAGTAGTGATATTGATGTTGGAGTAGTTTACAGTAAATGTTCTGGGGTTCTTCCCGCCAGTCTGATCATTTGCTGTGAGTTGGAGTCTGTATGTGCCTTGTTCCAGACTGCCTGTTGTTACAGAACCGTTTGCACCATTTGTCACAGAACCGCTTTCAACGTTAACCCATGTTCCGTTAACAAGTTTCTGAACAGCCCATGTGAAAGTATCACCGTTGTTAAAATTACTTATTGAGTAGCTGAAACTCAGTGAAGATGATTCTCCGCTTGCAACATCAAATGAGCCTGTCGTTTTCTGACCGTAAGTACCGACTGCTGTTCCGCTGTTTGTATCGTATATACTGCCGGAATCCAGAAGCTTGCTTGTCTCAGTGACAGAAGGTGCCTCAACTGTGCTTATTACCGCATGGTTAGCGTTGTCAGCCGCAAATACTTCGCTGCTGTCTGTTGTTGTGAGCGTAAGTGTAGCTTCGGAAGTTTCACCGTCAGCATCCTGTATTACATACTTGATTTCGGCTGTCACATCGTCAGCAACATCTGTTCCGGAGGTGTATTCATACCTTCCGTCACTGTAGATTGTTACCTTGCCTGCTTCGCCGAGGTCAAAGGTATGCTCTGTTGTTGAGGAATCGAACTCCACTGTCACTCCGTTGTACTCAACAGATACAAGCTGGGGTGAACCTGCACCGTCATCACCGAAGTCATCGTTGTCAAGCAGATTGCCTTCAACAGTGTTCAGGTTCACTGTGCCCTCAAGTATGGCGGAGAGCTGGTTATCGTTTGTAACCATTATTACGTTGCCGCTGTGGTTGTTGTCAGCATCACTCGTCCATGCAACCATTCCAAGCTGCTGAGTATTGCTTATTCCTGAACCCACTCCGATTGCGAAAACTTCATCAATACCTGAAGTGCTGAGGAAGTTAGTCCACGTTGTGCGTTCTCCACTGCTTATAGAGTTATCGTTTCCTCCGTCGCTGCCCATGGGCTCACCGTCTGAGAGGAAATAAACATAAGTTTTATCCGCATCAGGAGCGTCGGTGTAAGAGGTTCTCACAACCTCTATAGCGTGGTCATAGTCGGTATAGTTTTTAGTGGTGAGACCTTCAATGGCGGTTTTAGCCTGTTCAGCAGTGAGCCATTTCTCTCCGTCTATTGTGTAAAGCTTAGCGCTGTCATTAAAATCGACAAGCATTACACTTCCGAGAGAATCACCGTACTTATCGATAAGGTTTTGCAGAGCCGCTTTGGCAATCTGGAGTCTTGTGAGGCTGCCGACCTTATCATTCATACTTGTTGATGTGTCGATCACAAGGACAAGGTTGACAGTCTGAGTCGTTGAGCTGCCTTCAACAACACTCACATAGTCGTTCTGAGCAACGGGGACATCATTGGTGTTTGCTACTTCAACAGTTACTGTCGCAGTGTCAAATCCGCCGTTTCCGTCAGTCACGGTGTATGTGAATGTATCTGTTCCGCTGAATCCCTGTACAGGTGTGTAGCTGAACGTGCCGTCCTGATTAAGGGTTACTGTTCCGCCGTTTTCAGATGTTCCGTCATATGTGTGAATGCTGAGGCTGTCGCCGTCAACATCAGTGTCATTATCCAGAACATTGATAATAACGCTTTCGTTTTCATTTGTTTCAGCGAAATCATTTTCTGCAACCGGAGCATCGTTAACGGGTGAAACCACAAGGTAAACCGTTGCTGTGTCCTCTCCGCCGTTGCCGTCTGAAATGGTGTATTCAAACTGAGCAGGGCCGTTGTAGTCAGCGTCAGGTGTGAACGTCACGCTTCCGTCATCATTAAGAACAACCTCTCCGTTAACCGCGTTGCCCACGCCTATTATGGTGAGTTCATCGCCGTCTATGTCAAAGTCGTTATCAAGAAGATCCGCAGCAGTAAAGTCTATTGCTGTGTCTTCAGCGGTAGTGTATGTGCCTTCGTTGGTCAGAAGGGTGTATGTGAGTCCGCCGTCATCACTTATCATAGGCTGGAACACATATTCGCCGCCCTGATCCCACCAGTACATATCAATGTCGTACCATCCGCTTTCTTCAATTGTGAAGGAATCGTGTACGTGCGTTGCGGGTGACTGGTTGTTAACAAACTTCGCCACGCTTTCGCCGTCTATGAGTATGTCATAGCCATCGTCAGCGTATACTTTGAAGTTGTAAGTGCCTGCTTCGATCCAGATTTTGCCGCTTATATGGAAGCCGCCTTCCGGTGTATCTGTCTGTCCGTTGACATATTCAAGCGAAGCGCCGTCATGGTTGAGGAACTCTGCCAGACTGTTGCCTGTGGACACGCCGTTGTTATTGCCGTAGCCGTACCAGATTTTTGTGGCTTCAAAAGTAGCCGCGGGATCTGTTGTATCGACTATGTGCTTGAACTCAGTCAGGTTATCTATCAGGTAACCGTTGTCATTATTATACGTGCTGCCTGAGAGCCCGTTGAACTCTGTGCTTACAGCATAGTAGTTGCCTGAAAGTCCTGAGAAGCTGAAATTAGGTCTTCCGTCATCAACAGCCACAGGAGCGTCATTCACCGGGTTAACGGTAATGTTTACAGTAGCAGTGCTTGTTTCGCCGCTGGGGTCTGTTATTGTGTAAGTGAAGCTGTCATCACCGTTGTAGTTCTCATTGGGAACATAAGTGAATGTTCCGTCCTGATTAAGCGTAACAGTACCGTTTTCAGGCTGAGTGAAGTCATCAATGGATATGTCATCGCCGTCAACATCATAGTCGTTGTCGAGAACACCGAAGGTCACTGAGCCGTCTTCATCCACTTCAACTTCATCGTTAACAGCCACGGGCGCATCGTTTGTACCTTTAACTTTGATTGTGATGAACCCTTCTTCTGATTCGGCATTAGCCGCGCCGGAGTTGTCTGTGGCAGTGAAGGGGATCTTAAGAGTTAATATCTCGCCTTTTGCCAGACTGTCATAAGCGGGGTCAGCCGGGTCGAATGACCATGTACCGTCTGAATTGAATGTGAAGCCTGCGGGTGCATCATCAACCAGTGCGAATGTATGGGTATCGCCGTTATCAATGTCGTAGGCCTTAACCTGTCCGCTGATTTCGTCTCCGCCTTCGTAGACTGTTTTAGATACGTTTTTAACCCAGGGCTGGTCGTTTGTGCCTGTTACTGTAATTGTGATTGTCCCTGTCTCGGAGATTGAGTTGAGGGAGAATGAATCATCAACAGCAACATATTTCACGGTGAGAATTATCTCCTGACCTTCTCTCAGGCTTTCATACGCCGGGTTAGAAGGGTTGAAGCTGTACTCGCCGTTGGGCAGCAGTATAAAGCCTGCGGGCAGTTTTCCTGCGGGGAGGAATATATGGTTGTCGCCTTCGTCCACATCTGTCACATCAAGCTGACCGGTGTATTTTGCGCCGTTTTCATATACGCCGAACTCAACGTCTTCAACTTCCGGTCTGTCGTTTGTGCCTATAACCTTGATGGTTATCATGCCTTCTTCTGATTCGGCATTAAAAGCACCTGAACTGTCTGTGGCAGTGTAGGGGATCTTAAGCACAAGCACATCGCCTTTTGCGAGGCTGTCGTAAGCATCGTTGTCAGGGTCAAATGACCATGAGCCGTCGGGGTTCAGTGTGAAACCTGCGGGAGCGTCATCAACCAGAGCGAAAGTATGGGTATCGCCGGTATCTACATCCGTTACCTCAAGCTGTCCGTCAATAACTCTTCCGTCCTCGAATACGACTTTGGAAACGTCTTTGACTTCGGGCTGGTCGTTTGTGCCTGTTATTGTGACGGTTACGGTTTTCGTAACTGTACCGTCAAAAGAGGTTACTTCAAACGTGTCGGTAACTTTAGCGCCTTTGGGAAGCGACTGAACGATTATATTATCGTTATCAAGTTCATATGTCCATTTGCCGTCCGCATCTATGGTGAATTTACCATAAGTGCCTTCTGCATCTTCAACGGGTCTGACAGAGCTTTCTCCTGTGTCAACATCCAGAACAAATATTCTGCCGGAAGTGCCGAGTTTGACATCCTCAACAACTGCGCCTTTAAAATCGCCTATCATAAGCGGAACATCATTTGTTCCCACTATGGTGACAGTTACAGTTTCTGTGGCAGTACCGTCAAAGGATTCAACAGTGAATTCTTCTGTCAGTGTTGCTCCTGCGGGGAGGCTCTGTATAGAGGGGTGCAGGTTGAGCGCTGTATATTTCCAGTTTCCGTCCTCGTCCATTACGAATGCGCCGTATTTACCGATCTGTGCGGAGGGTTTAAAGGAGCTTTCGCCGGTATCAACATCAACTATATCAAGCTTTCCGTTGGTGCTGAGGAGCAGGAAGTTGCTGTCTTCCGTAACAGAACCGCTGTCCTGACCGCTTATAACGGGTACATCGTTAGTGCCTGTTATAGTTACGGTAATTTCATGGGTAGCGGAACCGTCAATGGAGGTTACAGTGAATTTCTCAGTCAGAGTCGCGCCTTCGGGGAGTGACTGAATGGCTGAGCTGCCGTTTGTTGCTGTGTATGTCCATACGCCGAGCGGCCCCATAGTAAATGTGCCGTATTCGCCTTTGACTATTTCAGGTTTAAAGAAATCCTGAAGAAGGTCAGCATCGTCAATGGTAAGGATTCCGCCAGTTACCAGTTTGCCGAAGATAACATTCTGATCTTCCGTAACGAAGCCTTCATCCTTGCCGCTTATAACGGGTACATCATTAGTGCCCACTATTGTGACTGTTACTTTCTGGGTAGCTGTGCCGTCCAGAGAAACGACAGTGAAGGATTCTTTCAGTATTGCTCCCTGGGGGAGGAACTGAACAGCATCATTATTGAGGTCATAGACCCAGTTGCCTTCCTCATCAATGCTGAATGTGCCGTATTTACCTGCTGTGGTTTCCTGAACACGGAAATAGCTTTCGTTTTCGTCTATATCGGCTATATCAAGCTTACCGGAAGTGAAAAGCACTTCACCGTCTTCGTAAACAGTGCCTTTTTTATCGCCGGAAATTTCGGGAACATCATTTGTGCCTGTGATAGTTATTGTGACAGTTTCAGAGGCTGTACCGTCCACAGAGTAAACAACGAATGACTCGGTGAGTGTGGCTTCTGCGGGCAGAGCCTGAACATCGCCGTTTTCGTTGTTAAGCTGGTATGTCCAGTTGCCGTCAGCATCCATTACGAATGAGCCGTAAATACCCGTCTGTTCGGAAGGCTCAAAGAAGCTTTCGCCGGTGTCAACGTCAGCTATGTCAAGCTTGCCGGAAGTGAAAAGCGCTTCGCCGTCTTCATAAACGCTGCCTTCAGCTTCGCCTGTTATAACGGGTACATCGTTTGTACCTGTAATAGTTATGGTTACTGTCTCTGTTGCAGTACCGTCAAGGGAGATAACTTCGAAAGTTTCAGTGAGGGTCACTCCGGCGGGCAGAGCCTGAACTGCAGGGTTCTCATTATTGAGGC carries:
- a CDS encoding response regulator transcription factor; translation: MMKITVVTDDNRFFEYVESAVRMNGCSFMRYNRDKAEESVKNADLLVVDLLSSDKQIPVGVCPVAVFSAVPGYNEAVRFLHKGVKGYGNRFMNPENLNQMLHTVISGQVWLPPSILSRLIASVPQNGTSRLEAGFFDDLSEREQQVAELIGRGMSNKEIADSMGITVRTVKAHLSSVFVKTGCRDRLEVALKLKGSV
- a CDS encoding retention module-containing protein encodes the protein MAQAGTIKSISGTVTALGADGQVRTLGVGDIVFENEIIQTGIGGSVVITLADNKEISLGENAEMMLDETVIASVESGDASVSDVDALQAALEAGENIDDIEEETAAGEGDQFEFLASYYGGDDTAGQVGSYLLDAAEDEGGLDAADEEGAGNTDPVAADDAIIMDEDGVFSGQLPAATDLDGDNVTYSVGTPPVNGILVINPDGSYTYTPNSNYNGPDSFTYVINDGNGGTATYTVEITVNPVNDVPVLTGDEGNVIEDVVTSVNGQVTIDDIDEGESFFRPSELTGEYGSFTLDANGNWTYSLNNGNPAVQALPAGATLTESFEVVSLDGTATETVTITITGTNDVPVITGEASGDVIEDGEALFTSGKLDIADVDTDESFFQPAEQEGEYGSFVMDENGNWTYSLNNENPAVQALPAGVTLTETFEVISLDGTATETVTITITGTNDVPVITGEAEGSVYEDGEALFTSGKLDIADVDTGESFFEPSEQTGIYGSFVMDADGNWTYQLNNENGDVQALPAEATLTESFVVYSVDGTASETVTITITGTNDVPEISGDKKGTVYEDGEVLFTSGKLDIADIDENESYFRVQETTAGKYGTFSIDEEGNWVYDLNNDAVQFLPQGAILKESFTVVSLDGTATQKVTVTIVGTNDVPVISGKDEGFVTEDQNVIFGKLVTGGILTIDDADLLQDFFKPEIVKGEYGTFTMGPLGVWTYTATNGSSAIQSLPEGATLTEKFTVTSIDGSATHEITVTITGTNDVPVISGQDSGSVTEDSNFLLLSTNGKLDIVDVDTGESSFKPSAQIGKYGAFVMDEDGNWKYTALNLHPSIQSLPAGATLTEEFTVESFDGTATETVTVTIVGTNDVPLMIGDFKGAVVEDVKLGTSGRIFVLDVDTGESSVRPVEDAEGTYGKFTIDADGKWTYELDNDNIIVQSLPKGAKVTDTFEVTSFDGTVTKTVTVTITGTNDQPEVKDVSKVVFEDGRVIDGQLEVTDVDTGDTHTFALVDDAPAGFTLNPDGSWSFDPDNDAYDSLAKGDVLVLKIPYTATDSSGAFNAESEEGMITIKVIGTNDRPEVEDVEFGVYENGAKYTGQLDVTDVDEGDNHIFLPAGKLPAGFILLPNGEYSFNPSNPAYESLREGQEIILTVKYVAVDDSFSLNSISETGTITITVTGTNDQPWVKNVSKTVYEGGDEISGQVKAYDIDNGDTHTFALVDDAPAGFTFNSDGTWSFDPADPAYDSLAKGEILTLKIPFTATDNSGAANAESEEGFITIKVKGTNDAPVAVNDEVEVDEDGSVTFGVLDNDYDVDGDDISIDDFTQPENGTVTLNQDGTFTYVPNENYNGDDSFTYTITDPSGETSTATVNITVNPVNDAPVAVDDGRPNFSFSGLSGNYYAVSTEFNGLSGSTYNNDNGYLIDNLTEFKHIVDTTDPAATFEATKIWYGYGNNNGVSTGNSLAEFLNHDGASLEYVNGQTDTPEGGFHISGKIWIEAGTYNFKVYADDGYDILIDGESVAKFVNNQSPATHVHDSFTIEESGWYDIDMYWWDQGGEYVFQPMISDDGGLTYTLLTNEGTYTTAEDTAIDFTAADLLDNDFDIDGDELTIIGVGNAVNGEVVLNDDGSVTFTPDADYNGPAQFEYTISDGNGGEDTATVYLVVSPVNDAPVAENDFAETNENESVIINVLDNDTDVDGDSLSIHTYDGTSENGGTVTLNQDGTFSYTPVQGFSGTDTFTYTVTDGNGGFDTATVTVEVANTNDVPVAQNDYVSVVEGSSTTQTVNLVLVIDTSTSMNDKVGSLTRLQIAKAALQNLIDKYGDSLGSVMLVDFNDSAKLYTIDGEKWLTAEQAKTAIEGLTTKNYTDYDHAIEVVRTSYTDAPDADKTYVYFLSDGEPMGSDGGNDNSISSGERTTWTNFLSTSGIDEVFAIGVGSGISNTQQLGMVAWTSDADNNHSGNVIMVTNDNQLSAILEGTVNLNTVEGNLLDNDDFGDDGAGSPQLVSVEYNGVTVEFDSSTTEHTFDLGEAGKVTIYSDGRYEYTSGTDVADDVTAEIKYVIQDADGETSEATLTLTTTDSSEVFAADNANHAVISTVEAPSVTETSKLLDSGSIYDTNSGTAVGTYGQKTTGSFDVASGESSSLSFSYSISNFNNGDTFTWAVQKLVNGTWVNVESGSVTNGANGSVTTGSLEQGTYRLQLTANDQTGGKNPRTFTVNYSNINITTVTESYEYLVAAMVSGNVLTDANNYLGSDDQWGAVDDMGSEGAAFTVFNGTDYVSPDAAGTTIIGEYGTLVIKADGSYTYTPVANADSIGQTETFEYKLTQPDGDSDTAHLVISIGDAPLHVVHGTDGADTITFDPTADLIDAGAGYDTLVIGGGELDFSNIADVVRNIEEIDLTSGDNTLNNLTLHDVLAITDADNELVIRGNEGDFVTIDNSDGAFSVDNGHLVVNDGSANISFEGGVTFEVTDTHIKVTFTDDGTEIGG